GTCTACACCCGGCTGCGCAATGAAGCGGACTGGGACGGCGTGGCCCTGGGCCGCGCTGCCCAGGACCCGCTGCTGCTGACCGAGGCCCTGGACGAACTCACCACTCCCAAGTGAGTTCGTCCAGCGGCAACTCCAGCCGGCGCGCTCGCTTTCGCTCGGGAGCGAGGACCTACTTCGACGGAACCGGCGCCATGGCCCCGCCCTCGTACTCACCGCGCACGTCGCCCTCGGGCTCGTCCTCAACTTCTCAGGTCTTGAGTCGATGCCGGGGCCGCAGCCCTGAGGACCAGCATCGGCGACTGCACCAGCTTCTCCACCGCCACCCACCTCGCCTCATACGCCGGCCTGGCCTCGACGACGGAGCCGTCGGGAACCCAGGTCGACGGCGAACACGTCGCCCGAGCCCCGGTCCCCCGCCGTCACTCTCACCGCATGACCAACACCGACAGCGCGACATTGAAGAACGGTACAGAGGCCTTCGATCGAGTGATGACAGAAATGTGCGAATGCCCTTAAATCCCCCCATAAGGCGCGAGGGCAGCGGAGCGAGTGGGGAGAATTGACCTTCCGAAATGCCTGACAAGCCTGGCTTGCATCTCACAGGCATGCCCTTCTGCTCTTCGCTTCGCAGTCGCCGAATTTTGGCCTGCACAGGACGGATGCACTCATGTCGCTTCTTCCCCGCGGCAGCACGCCGCTGGACGGGCCGGCCAGCCCACGGCCCTCCGCGCTGACGCTACTGGCATGGACCAATGTTCTGATGGGGCTGTCCGCCGCCTCAGCGACGTTCGCGACCTGTCAGGTCCTAGGAGAGGAAGCGGACTTCATCGCAGCCGCCTTCGCCTTCGCCATCATCACCGCTACCTACACGCGCGACCGGCTGACCGGACCCGACAGCGAGGGCGCCCCGGGAAGCCGCGAAGCATGGATGGCCCGCCATCACCAGGCCATGCGGACATGGATGGGCCTGTGTGTACTGCTTGCCCTCGTCACAGCCTTGCTGCGGCCATGGTGTGCGCTCGCACTGGCCCTGGCCTGGATCTCCGCACGGCTGTACGCCAAGCCATGGATCTCCGCCCGCGGCCGACGGGTGGCCCTGCGGAAGCTTCCCGGGATGAAGGTCCCTTACGTCGTCGCCGTGTGGGTGACGGTGGCGGTCCTGCCGGTCGCGGCCGGCAACGACCTGCTGACGCTGGCGTCGACCTGGTGGTGGGCCCTGAGTGTGCTGCTGATCGGGTCCGTTGAGGTCATCAACAACGACCTGCGCGACGTCGGCGCGGACCGCCTGGACGGCACCCGGAGCCTGCCCGTACTCCTGGGGGTGGCCGGAGCCAAACGGCTCGGCTACGCACTCGCAGTACTGGGCCTGTTGGTCTCCACAGCCGTGGCACCGCTGGTGGGACTGGTGTGGGGCGGGTACGCCGCGGCCCTGCTCGCCTGCCACAGCCCGGCGCGAGACACCCGACTGCGCCCCTGGATCGAG
This region of Streptomyces ambofaciens ATCC 23877 genomic DNA includes:
- a CDS encoding transposase, which gives rise to MRTSIGDCTSFSTATHLASYAGLASTTEPSGTQVDGEHVARAPVPRRHSHRMTNTDSATLKNGTEAFDRVMTEMCECP
- a CDS encoding UbiA family prenyltransferase; the protein is MSLLPRGSTPLDGPASPRPSALTLLAWTNVLMGLSAASATFATCQVLGEEADFIAAAFAFAIITATYTRDRLTGPDSEGAPGSREAWMARHHQAMRTWMGLCVLLALVTALLRPWCALALALAWISARLYAKPWISARGRRVALRKLPGMKVPYVVAVWVTVAVLPVAAGNDLLTLASTWWWALSVLLIGSVEVINNDLRDVGADRLDGTRSLPVLLGVAGAKRLGYALAVLGLLVSTAVAPLVGLVWGGYAAALLACHSPARDTRLRPWIESQVAVAALAASVPADAFGF